The following is a genomic window from Candidatus Zixiibacteriota bacterium.
GTCCCGCGGCGGAACCCGCTCACCGCAAACGCCGCTGTTTTTGCGCCGGACGCCCCGCCCGTGCTATGAGAGCGCCAAACCCGGGAAGGAGGCGGTCATGACGCGGAGAACGAGCATTCACGTCAAGGGCATGGAGCACGGCGCGCCCATACCGAACGGCGCCGTGGTGGGCAACCTTATATTTTCTTCGGCGATTTCCGGCAGGGACGCTGCGACCGGAATTCTGCCTTCCGACCCCGACGAGCAGGCCGAAACGATGTTCCGGAATCTCAGGCTGTTCATGGACGCCGCCGGCGGAACACCCGAGAACATCGGCCATATGACCGTGTTTCTCAGAGAAGAGAGGTATCGCGACGCCGTCAACAAGGCCTGGCTCCGAATGTTTCCCGACGAGCACAACCGGCCGGCGCGCCACGCGATCAAGGCGGAGCTGCGGGGCGAAGTGCTGTTTCAGGTCGAGGTGATCGCGGTGCTCTGACGCGGTTGACAAGACCGGGTGCGCGTTGCAGGATGGGCGGAAATCCACCTCGGGGAAGGAGGAGCCGATGGGCATCGAAATCATCGATCTGGTCGCCTTGGGACACCAGGAGAAACGGCGCAAGAACGTTTTCAACACTCCCCGGTTTCACGCCTGGATGCACTACTACAAGCCGGGACAGAAAGATGAGATGCACTGCCACAACGCCGACCAGACCTTCGTGGTCATCGAAGGCGAGTGCACCATGAGCTTTCCCGACGGCGGCAGGGTGACGCTCAAGCCCGGGCAGGCGGCGCTCATTACCGGCGGCTCTTTCTACCAGCTGGAAAACACGGGCTCCGGGCCGATGATCATGATGGGCAACCGCTCGGGGCCGGCTGAAAAGATCCAGATCATCAGCTACGAGACCCGCAAGGACATCCGGGCTCAGGTCCAGGCGAGCCAGGGAAGCTGACGGCCACTCCCGCCCGCGCGGGAAGGTATCGCGCCGCCCGCGCGACGGCTCTCACCCATCCGAGATCGAAGCGATCAACCGCCGGCAAAATTCGCCGATTTCACCGTGGTGAACGAAATCGGCGAGCTCGTCGAGCGGTCCCGCTTCGCGATTGACGATCGCCAGCCGGGCGCCGCTGCGTTTGGCAAGCAGCGGGAAAGACGCCGCCGGCTGAACCTGGAGCGACGAGCCCATCACGACGAACGTGTCCGCGCGCTCGGTCCACCGGCGCGCCCGCTCCATGGCGTCCTGGGGCATCGCCTGGCCGAAGGAAATCGTCGCGGGCTTGAGGATTCCGCCGCAGGCGTCGCACGTGGGCGAACGAAAATCGGCGGTCAGTCGCCTCATGATCTCGTCGGTTTCGAAATCCTTGCCGCAGGCGAGGCAAACTGTACGGCGGTAGGTGCCGTGCAGCTCCACGATCTTTTCATCAGGCAGCCCGGCCATCCGATGCAGGCCGTCGACGTTCTGGGTGATCACGCCCATCAACTTACCCTTGGCTTCGAGGCTCCGGACGAAGTGATGGCCAAGGTTCGGAACGGCCTCGCGGTAGGTCCGGTAGCTCTCGAGCCGCCTGCGCCAGGATTCGAGACGCGCTTCCTCGCTGCTGACGTATTCCTGAAAGGTGATCGGCCGGTATCGGGTCCACAACCCTCCCGGACTGCGGAAGTCGGGGATGCCGGATTCGGTGCTGATCCCCGCTCCCGTAAAGACCACGATCCGGTTGCTCTCCCGCAGACATGCGGCGAGCTCCTCGAACGTCATCATCGGGCCATTTTATAAACCCCACCGCGGGTCAGGACAACTCCCCCGCCTGGCGCTCCCCCGGAACCTGCAGCAGAAGCGCGAGGCCGGCTCCCGAAAGGATCAATGCTCCGGTAATGCTGAATCCCAGCGCGAACGAGCCTGCATCCCCCATCCGGCCGATCAGCGTCGGAATCAGGCCGGCGCCGACCAGGAACCCGAACGGCACCGCAAAGCTGACGGCGAGATTGCGCGCCTGGGGCGGCGTGATGCGGGCGAGCGCGGCAAACCCCGCGGGGAAGAACCAGACTGCCAGAAGCGGCTGGAGCAGAACCACGACCGCCAGCCAGCGATCGGATGCCGGTCCGAGGAGGAACGAGAGCGCCCCGGTGAACGTCAGGCTCACGACCAGGGTACGCTTCACTCCCAGGCGGTCCGTGACCCACCCGCCGAACACGCCGAGGACCGGCCCATAGGATCGTGAGAACGCGACCAGGGCGTTGGCCCAGCTTGGAGTGATCTGGCGCTCGCTCACGAGGTAAAGGGGCAGCATGGCGTAAACCCCGATCGTCGAGCTGATGCCCCAGGCGAACAGCAACAGCATGATCCAGAACGATCGGAGACCGACCAGGAGGCGGAGCGCGCTCGAGCGCGGCGAGATTCCCGCAAACTCTCCGCCCCGGCCGTAGCGTGCATACAGGACGGCCGCCGCGACCGCGGCGGCGCCCAGGGTCGCGAGCGCCGCGCGCCAGGAGCCGCGGCGCAGGAAAAGCTCCGCGAAGAACGGCGCGGTGAAGAAACCGAGGTTCGGCGCCAGCTCGTGCACCGAGATCGCCTTGCCCCAGTGGCGCGGATCGATCTGCGCGGTGATCGTCGCGATCGCCGACGGAATGTAAAGACCCGTAGCGAAGCCCAAGGCGCAGAGCCCCAGCTGAAGGAGCGGGAGATGGCTGGCCGAAGCGCTGGCCAGCAGCGCCGCCCCTGTCCCGGCGGTCGAAACCACGATCGTGCTCTTGTGTGTGAGGCCGGCGGCGACGAAGCCCGAAAGGATCAGCCCGACCAGATATCCCCCCGAGATCAAGAAAAAGAGCAAACCCGCCTGGGTGTGGCTCATTTCGAGCTCACGCTCGATGGCCGGCAGGAGCGGCGAGAGGACGATCCGGGCCACAAAGTTGATGAGGAAGATCCCGGCGAGAAAAACGATCGGACCTACATGGGGCCAGAACGATTCTTGCCCCGATGCCAGGATCAGGCCTTTGTTCTTTTCAGCCATCTCGGGAAGGAGCGAGGCGGGTGCGCGGCACATCGGTGTCGCACGGGTACTCTCCTCGGGACGTCGCCGTAACCGCCGGAGAAACTTCCCGCGCGCTTCTTTCTGGGTCAGCGCCGGTTGGGCGATCGCCCCGAACCGGCGGGCGCCTGCGGCGGCCGGTTCACGGGAATCCCCAGACGTCGTGCGCCACCTCGACGACCAGCTCGAGCTTGGCGATCTGCTCCTCGATGGTCAGCTTGTTTCCCAGCACGGTGCTGGAAAACCCGCACTGGGGGCTGATGCCGAGCTGCTCGATGGGCACGATTTGCGCCGCCTCGTCGATGCGCCGCTTCAAGTCGTCCGCGCGCTCCAGTGCCCCGACCTTGGTCGTGACCAGGCCGAGGTTCAGCCGCTTGCCTCGCGGCAGGTAGCGAAGCGGCGTGAAGCTGCCCGCCCGGGGTGTGTCGTATTCCAGGAAATAGCCGTCCACCTTCAGCTCGTTGAACAGAACCTCCGCCACCGGATCGTAACCGCCTTCGGCCACCCACGCGCTCTGGAAATTCCCCCGGCACAGATGCGCGCACACGGTCATCGTCGCCGGCCGCGCCTCGATGCAGTCGTTGATCAGGCGCGCGTAGAGCGACGGCAGCCTGTCCGGATCCTCGCCGATCCTGCGCGCGTTCTCCCGCATCCGGGGGTCGCAGAGGTACGCGAGGTTGGTGTCGTCGATCTGCAGATAGGTGCAACCGATCGCCGCCAGCTCGGCGATCTCCTCCCGATAGACCCGGGCGAGGTCTGAAAAGAACTCTTCCATGTCGGGATAGGCCGCGCGGCTGACCGCGCCGCGCCCGCCGCGAAAATGGAGCAACGACGGCGAGGGAATGCAGACCTTGGCCGTGCGCCGGGTCACCGATTTGAGGAACTTGAAGTTTTCCGTCTCGATGCCGCGCGGCCGCCTGAGTCGCGAGACGGTCTCGAAGCGGGTCGGCGAGCGCTGCACGCTCTCGCCGGCGCCCTGAAAATCCCGTCCGGAATCCGGCAGCACCCCCTCGCGGACGACGACACCCTCGATGCACCGGAGGAAATCCGCGTGCCACAGCGTGCGCCGGTACTCTCCGTCAGTCACGCCCTGTAACCCGAGATCTTCCTGGAGCCTCACGACGTCGCGAATGCACCTGTCCTCGACGACGCGTAGCTCGTGCTCCGTAAGCTCTCCCCTCTCCTTCCGCTCCCTGGCCTGGAGCAGATCGGACGGGCGCAGCAAGCTGCCCACGTGATCCGCGCGAAACGGCGGCTTATCCTTGTCGGGCCGGGCGACCATGCTACGGGGTGCCTGCCAACGAACCGCTGCCTACTTCCTGGCCTTGTGCTTTTCGATTGCTCGCCGCAAGTCCTCGTACTCGTCGCACCTGCCGAAGAACGGGCAGGATTTCTTCAGGGCCTGCAGTTGCTTTTCCGCGTTCTGCACCTGGTTGAGATCGAGATAAAGCTCCCCGAGATACTCGTGCGCACCCCGGTGGTTCGGATCGAGTTTGAGCGCCGTACGGTAGTGCTCCATCGCCTTGTCGAGCTGGTTGGTCTTGCGGTAGCTGTAACCGAGCATGTTGTGGACGTCCGCGTCGTTGGGAAGCTCCTGAACCGCCTTGGCCAGATGGCTGAGCGCGGCCTTGTAGTTCTTGGCGTCGATCGCTTTTCTCGCCGCCTCGACATCGGGATTGACCCGCTCGCTTTTGGGTTCCGGCAGATCCGCGTAAGCCCCGGTCGAGAAAGTCGCGAAGCAGAGAGCTGCCAGCAACGCCACATGCGCGTTCTTCATGACCGAACCTCCTGAAACGAGCGCTGGCCGGATTTTACTAGCCACCGCCCTGGAGGGCAACCGCGCCGGGCGTGTCTCCGGCTTCGGGTTACCAGGGAGTTTCCTGGTAGCGGACATCCGCTGAGAGCGGGCCGAGGTTATCAGTGAGTTCGCAAGTGTGGAGACATGCAGCCCGCGTCGACGCGGGCTGCGGCCGTCGGGATATTCCTGCAGGCCGGTTTCCGTTCGGCCTTGCACCGGTTTGTGAGGTGAGGGACCCGCTCGTTCGGCGCTATGGAACGACCGACGGTTTTTCCCGAGCCCCCGCAGTCGGTCGAGACGAGCTCGCCGACGGCCGGTCCCAATGGCCGGCGCAGGCAAAACCCGTCCGCGGAGGCGAGCCCCTTTCGAAAGGGAAAAGGCGCCTGCCGCGCCCCTCACCCGGTCAACGAGATCCGGACCGTCCGTCGATCTTCCTTGACCTGGATTTTACCCTCTCGAGCAAGCCAGCCCACGGCCATCGATACCATCGGCTTCGGGGCTTTGACGGCCTTTTCCAGGCCCGCGAGCGTCGATTCTCCGTTGGAGTGCAAGTGGTTCCAGACCAGCCCGGCCGTTTCGCCTATCGTTTCGACTTTCCACACGGCTCGGCACCTCCCGATCCAGTTTGGCACCTTCCCGGGCAGTTGAAAAGACGGCTGTCGGAGAAATTCTCGACATGACGGTGCGCCCGGCAAGCTCCCCGCTACGACGATTGGCGGAGTCGCCGAAAAATGGAAATGCGTTCGGCCTCCGTCGTGACCCGATCAAGGACCGGGTAGAGGACGTTTTGCTCTCTGAGATCGTGATGCTCCACGAGATGCTTGTACATGAATTGCCGGTCGAGTAGAGCGATAACCGACCGTCTCAGGCGGGAATCTTGCTCGCCCCGCAGGTTCGGGAGCGCCTGCCGGAACTCGGCCAGGAAATTTTTCATCTTTTTGTGCTCGCCGACGAAAAGCTCCACCGAGCCTCCCGGAATCTTTCCGGCCCGTCCCTGGTAAACCGGAAGCAAATGCTCTTCCTCGTCCCCCATATGCGTCAACAGCTCCGCTTCGTAGGCGACAAGAATCTCCGCCGCGCGGTCCAGGTCGAGACACAGGAGCGCTTCCTGGTGGGAAAGAAAAAGATCGTCGATCCGCTCGTGGACCTTGAGAAGATCTAAAAACGAGGCGTTCGTCCCCATGCAGCGCGCTCCGCTCCCGCCGGAGATCGACCTGTCGCTTTGAAGCCGCGGCTGGCGGATACCGGCACGGCATTGACCGAAGAGTTCATTGGTACCGTGGCATCAACCGACACGGCGCGCCCTTGACAACGGTTTCCCGTTCCCGGTTTCCCGCTTTTGCATGGAACCGATCGAGACCCTCGAACGGTCGAGCCGCCGTGACGTGGCAGGTCCAGATCTCAACCCGACCGACCCGGCTCGCCCTCAACGAACTCGCCGATATCTTCCCTCGAAAAATCCAAAGAGACAAGCCGTTGTACCGAATTTCCGCGTCGTTGCTTATGTCACCTGCCTTTCCTCACGATCCCGTACGATGTCTACGGCTCACTCATGAACCTGGGGCCGATCCGTCATCGCCTTGCTAGCTGCCCCGCCGGAGCGCGTTTACGAGGATGTCCGCCCGGCGGGTAGGCTCCGGAATGCGGTACCCTTTGGAGCACCGGATCGCCCAGAAAATCGCCTCTTCGAGCGTGACGCGGTGTCCGACCGAGACGAAGATCGGTCTGACACGGTCCACGGTCCGCAAGGCGGCTCCGATGATGACACCATCGTCAGTGACCATCGAATAGCTTCCGGCTCGAAGCCCGGGCTCGACAAAACTTCCCGCAAGCGGGCTTTTCGCGCAACCGATGGTCGGCAGATCCAGCAGCACCCCGAGGTGACAGGCGATCCCGAAGCGACGCGGATGCGCGAGTCCGTGGCCGTCGACCATGAGGAGATCGGGCGTGATCGCCAGTCGGCGCCAGGCCTCGAGCAGGGCAGGGGTTTCCCGAAACGAGAGAAGGCCGGGAATGTAAGGGAACCGCACCCGGGTGACGGCGCTGCTCCGAGCCGCCTCGACGAGATCGGGCAGTTCCAGCACCACGATTCCGGCATAGGCCACGTCGGAATGCCTGGCCGCCGACAGGTCGCAGCCGGCCACGTAGCGAACCGGCCGGTCGAGCTTTTCGACGATGACCTTGGAGCGCAGCCTCTGCTGGATCGCCACCGCCTCCTTCGGCGTCACGTCCCAAGGGTGGAGCTGCCTGGGTCTTCGCATATCAGCGAGCTCCGACATGGTGCCACGGTTGTGCGGACCCCGCCCTCCCGCTGCTGCAATCGTTCAAAAACCGCAAACCGGGAACCAGGAGCCGCAAACCATTCGGGGAACGAAGCGCCTTCGGCCGGTCCGTTTTTTCCTACCGGCAACGCGAAAATGTTACAAAAACGACCCGCCGAAGACCTCGGCTCCCGCCACTGGAGGAACTGGCTGGCATTTGCTGGAACCTTTGTCTTCTGGCACCCCTATTGCCCTTCGTGTCGTGCCGCTCCGGCGCGGGAGTCCGGCCGTTTCGAAAGCGCCGGCGCCGGCCTCTCGGGGTTCCCCCGGTTCGGCGGGGCCGCGGGCGGACAATACCCCCTGCCGCGCATTGCGACGCGCCGGGGACGAAGGAGGGAGGAGAGGCCAGATGCACAGCGTCAAAGCTCTCAGCGAAAAGGCGGCGATGCACGAAGCGCTGGTCGGTAGAGTGCCTTTGTGCGTTCAAGACGTAATGACGAGACAGGTCGTCACTCTTCGGCCCGAACATACCTTCGCCGATGCAGTGGGCTTGATGGGCAGCAATTCCTTTCGCCACTTCCCGGTGGTCGATTCGGCCACGCGCCTTGCCGGGGTGGTCTCCGACCGGGACATCCTGCGAGCCCTGGCGCGCACACGGGACTGGAAAGCAAGCTACGTCAGCCAGTTCATGTCCCGCGACGTCGTTACGGTAAAACCGGAGACCGAGCTTTCGCTCGCCGCAGGCAAGATGCTCTCGAAACGCATCAACTGCCTCCCGGTGGTCAACGAGGACGGCACAGTCTGCGGAATTATCACCTCCACCGATCTGTTGAAGGTCTTTCGTTCCCTCCAGGAAGCCGTGGAAAAGGCGGCGAAGTAGGGTTCCAAGATCCGGATCCGCGCCGCCGATCGATCGGCCCGAGCTTTCCGACGGCCCGGGATTTCCCTTTCCTTTTCCGCCGAATGAACTTATCATCGGCCGTTGAAGCGGGCACGCTGCCGGCGGGACGAAACCTTCGAGGTCCGCGACGACAACCTGTTTGCGGCGGCGCAATGAGAACCGACGACCTTCGCATCGCCAGGACTCGCCCCCTGCTGTCGCCGGCCATCCTGGCGGAAGAGATCCCTCTCACCGATTCCGCCGCGAGGAGGGTTTCCGAGTCCCGGCGAGCCATCGAGGCCATTCTCGACGGCGAGGACCCGCGACTTCTCGTGGTGGTCGGTCCCTGCTCGGTGCACGACACCAGGGCTGCGCTCGAGTACGCGACGCGCCTCAAACCGATCGCCGACCGGCTGTCCGGCGCGTTGTTCATCGTGATGCGGGTTTACTTCGAGAAGCCGCGAACGGTGGTCGGCTGGAAGGGGCTCATCAACGATCCGGACCTCGACGGCTCATATCACATCAACAAAGGCTTGCGCCTCGCCCGGCAATTGCTGGCGGACATTCTCGAGGTGGGGGTGCCGGCCGCCACCGAGTTCCTCGATACCACTTTCGGCCAGTTCTACGCCGACCTGATCAGCTGGGGCGCGATCGGCGCCCGCACCGTGGAAAGCCAGGTTCACCGCGAGCTCGCGTCGGGCTTGTCGATGCCCGTCGGCATCAAGAACCGCACGGATGGCAACGTTCAGGTAGCGGTCGACGCGATACGAGCGGCGCGGAACCGGCATCTCTTCCCCTCGCTGACCAAAGAGGGCGCGCCGGCGATTCTGGAGACCACCGGGAACCCTTACGCTCATCTCGTGCTCCGCGGCGGCAGCGAGAGCGGGCCCAACTTCGACCCCGCGTCGATAAGAAAAGCAGCCGCACTGCTGCGGTCCGCCGGCCTTCCCCAAGTCCTCATGGTCGATTGCAGCCACGCCAACAGCGAGAAGGACGCCGCGCGGCAGATCGACGTGGCGAATGCGGTTATGGCAAACCTCCAGGACTCCCCCGTTCGCGCGCTGATGGTGGAGAGCCACCTCGTCGGCGGGCGCCAGGACGCGCCGGTGATCTACGGCCAGAGCATCACCGATGCGTGCCTCGGCTTCGAAGACACCGAAGCCCTGCTCGAACGGCTGGCCGAAACGCAAAGGATGGGCCTGGCCGGTGCTGGCACCTGATCGCTCCTTCGGGTAACCGGCTCCTCGAGCCAGACCCGCTCGTCGCCGAATCCGGTCTCCGGCCAGCGCGGCTGGGGACGACATCGAACTCCCGGCAGTGTCCTGTCAGTCGGCGATGGTGAACCGGCGGCCGTTGAGCATCAATTGCCCCGAGACGGGCAGCCGCTTGCGCATGGAGTTCACGGTGTGGCAACCGCGGCCGGCCGCCTGGGCAGCGCGAATCACGCTTTCGACTGGCCCCCGGCTCGTCACGCTGAAGACGTAGCTCAGGCCCCGCGCCGCCTGGGACGGACGCGCCCGCTGCAAATCGCCCCTGAGATCGTAGGTGACCCGCAATTCCATCTGCGCCTCGTCCAGATCGACCTCCAGCCGCGCCGCGCTGCGCGCCAGTTGGGTGAGCATGCAAAATCCGATCGAAGCGATGAAGTACTGCAGAGGCGAGGGCCGCCTGCCGGCCCGTTTTCTGAAAGCGCTTTCGTCGCAGAAGACCGTGTAATCTTCGCACCGCTCCAGCCTGACGAGATCGTCGTTGAGCCGGACCACGGCCCTCTGCTCGAGCAAATAGTCTTCCGGCTCGCCGGCCGCGGAGGTGCTTTCCCGCCGGCCGACGACCCGAAACTTTCCGAGATCGATGTGTCCCGGAACCGGCTTCATCGGTTACCGGTTCCCGTGAAGCGCCTCGTAGACCTTTTCAGCGGTGATCGGCAGGTTCTTGATGCGCACGCCGCACGCGTCTTCGACGGCGTTCGCGATCGCCGCGGCTACCGGGATGTTCGCGGTCTCGCCGATCGGCATGCTGTTGTAAGGGCCCGCCCCCTTCGGCCTCTGCGTCACCGAGCTCCTGAAGGGCGGAATGTCCTTGATCGTGGGGATCTTGTATTCGCCGAAGTTCGTGGTCGCGACCTTGCCGTCCTGGATCAACAACTGCTCCATCAGGGCGTAACCCACCCCGGTTATCGTTCCGCCTTCGATCTGCCCCTGGTGCATGAGGGGATTGAGCACCGTTCCGGTGTTGTGGGTGGAGACGAATTTCTTCAGCTGCACCTGTCCGGTTTCCGGATCGACCTCGACCTCCGCGACCTGCACGCACATCGAAGCGTCGTGAACCTTGCTGCTGTCGTTGTAGGTCGCCTCCACGACGATCGGCGACCCCTTGGCCCGGATCAACTCGGCGTACGAGAGGCGGCGCTCCTGCTTCCGGTGGAGCGCGCAGCCGTCCGCGAGCACGATGTTCTCCGGCGTCGTTCCCATCTGCTCGGCCGCCGTCTTCTTGATCTCCTCGACCGCCTTGAGCGCCGCCTGATACCCGGCGTTCCCGTAAACCCGGGTCGCCCGGCTGCCGCCCACGCCGGTATCTTTCTTACCGGTCGCCGTGTCCACCGAAACGGTCTTGATCCGCTTGAGCGGCACCTTGAGCTCTTCCGCCACGATTTCCGAAAGCACGGTGAAAGTCCCGGCGCCCTGATCGAGCATCGCCGAGGAGATGGTCACCCAGCCTTCCTGGTCCAGCTTGATCTCGACCGTGCCGATGCCCCCGGCCGCCGTCCACTGCACCAGCGCCACTCCGCGGCCGACGTTTTTCGGCTTCGGCCGTCGGTAGCCCGACTCCTCCAGCGCCTTTTTGAGGGTCTCCTCGGTCTTGATGTAGCCGATCTCTTCTCCGACCGGATCGATGTCCCCGTCGTGCATGAAGTTCTTGAGCCGGAACTCGACCGGATCCATGCCGAGCCGCTTGGCGACGAGGTCCATCTGGCTCTCGTTGGCGAAGATTCCCTGGGGGTCGCCCGGCGAGCGCATATGACCGCACGGAATCTTGTTCGTGTAGACCATGTGCTCTTCGATGAAAACGTGCGGGATCCGGTAAGGCCCGGCCGAGAGATGAGGACCGTTCAGGAAAGCATTGGGCTTGAACGCTCCGTAGGCCCCGCTGTCGAAGATGAAATTCATGTGGTGCGCTACGATCGTTCCGTCCTTCTTGACGCCCGTCCGGACGCGGACGATCGACGCGTGGCGCGGATTCCCGGCCGCGAACTCCTCGCTGTACTCCATCACCAGCTTGACCGGCCGGCGGGCTTTTTGCGACAAGAGGTATCCCACCGCCAGGTCCATGAAATCGCCCTTGCCGCCGAAGTCACCGCCGATGAAGACCGGGTTGAAGACGAGTTTTTCCTGAGGCAGCCGCAGTGCGTTCGCCACCTGCTCGCGGACGCCGTACGGCACCTTGCTGCAGGACCAGAACCTCGCCGAGCCGTCCTCCGCCGTGTCGACGACGCAGGAATGGGGCTCGATGTACGCGTGGTGCACCACCGGAGTGGTAAACGTGTTCTCGACGATGATGTCGGCCTGGCGGAAGCCCGTCTCGATGTCCCCTTTTCCCCAGGTGACGTAGATGAAATCGTTGGACGGCTCCTTGAGCGGCCGAGGGAGCCCCTTGTAGGTCATGACGTCCGGGTGGATCAGCCGCGCTCCGGGCTTCATCGCCTCGAGCGGATCGAGGATGGGCTCGGTCTCCTCGTACTCCACCTCGATCAGATCGACCGCCTGCTCGGCGATCTCCTCCGTGTCCGCGGCCACCGCCGCAACCTTCTCGCCGATGAACCTGACCTCGCCGTCCGCCAGGATCGGCATGTCGTAAAGCCTCCGCCCGATCCTGAGACCTCTGCAGTCTTCGCCGGTGACGACCGCGCGCACGCCCGGCAGCGCCAGCGCCTTGCCGGCGTCGATGCGCTTGATCTTTCCGGAAGCGATGGGGCTGCGCAGCAGCTTGCCCCAAACCATTCCCGGCAGCGTGACGTCCACGGCGTAGATCGCCTTGCCGGTCACTTTTAACTCGCCTTCGACCCTCGGGGTCGGGTTGCCTATGATCTTCGACGCCATCCGGTGACCTCCGGTTCGTGTTGAAAGGTGATGATCGCCGAGTCGATAAACGGGCTCCGCTCCGGCCGCCACTGGCCGCCGAAGCGGAGCCGTGACGCTGGCTCCCCGGGAGGGACTCGAACCCCCGACCAATTGGTTAACAGCCAACTGCTCTACCGACTGAGCTACCGGGGAAACTCTTCAAAGTGCCGTTCGTGGCTTCGATGCGACAGCAGGACGCCCTGCCGGCTTATCCGCCGCGCAATTTCCTCGACCTCCCGATTCTTCCGATCTGGTGAATGAACGGCGCCGGGCGATCGCGGGAACCGACGCGGTCAGCGACACGAAGCCCGGCCGTCGAACAGGTTTCTTCTAGCACAGGGTCCGGCCAAATTCTAGCTCAGCCGCCGGTGATTTTCTTGAGCTCCGCAAGCATTTTCTCGTGATGCGTGGCTCGCCAGAAGACCCGACGGCAGACCGGGCAACCCGAGAACTGCTCCTGCGTGGCGAAGACGTACGGAGGAACCAGAGCCTCGACCGATTCCTTGGGCAGCGGCCGTAACAAGGCGTTGCACTCCAGGCAGCGGCTGAAGGCTCGCGCGAACGGGTCGAGCCGGCAGTGCTCGATGACCTGGCGCAGCTGTTCGGGATAGCGGTCGCTGGCGATGAAAATCAATTCCGGCGGGTGTTTGCGGGCGAGCTTGCGGTCTCGGGTCAAGATCGTCCGGTGCTCGCGACGCGCCGCGCGGATGAGCCCGTAGCCGGAGAGATGGGGCCCGTAGATCACATCCTGGCCGATCACCCGCAGCCACTTGACGAGCTTGCCCAGCATGCGGTCGGCGGCGAATCTCACCTCGGAACTCTCTCCCTCACGGCCCTCGACCGACATTGAATCGTTCTCCCTTTGTCTTTACCATATACGGACATCCGCATGCTTGTGAAGCGAGCCGCCGGCGTCGCCGTTGTTTCCTTTTGGGTCGTCATGAATGGTTGGCTGCTGCAGCGCCAGCTTTCTGCGCCGCCGGCGCCGATTGCGCTGCCCGCCATCCGGGCGCTCGCCGGCCCCGTGGAGGAATGGTGGGGCATTTATTACCGCGGAGAGAAGATAGGCTACGCGACTCAGGCGATCCGCCCGGGTGAGCCGGGCTATCGCATCGCCGACTACGCGATCATGCGCCTGCGGCTGCTCGACACCACGCGCACTGCGGTGACTCGCCTCAACGTCGAAGTCGATCCGGAATGGGCGCTCGAGCGGTTCGACTTCGATCTGCAATCCGACGGCGTCCGTTTCAAGGCTCGGGGACGCGCGGCCGCGGGCAGGCTCGTGCTCGAGGTCGAGTCCGCCGGCCATGCCACGAAGCGCGAGATTCCACTGACGCAGACTCCTTATCTTCCGGCCGCGCTCAAACCTTTCATCGCCACCCAGCAGCTTCAACCCGGCAAGGAGTATTATTTTTCGACCTTCGATCCGGCCAGCCTGTCCCAGCAGGTGACGACGGTGGTGGTCGAAGGGCGGGAGCAGATCCGCGTCGGCGACCGCACCGAGCCCGCGATGCGGGTGAGGCAGAAGTTCAGAGGGATTTCGGTGGTCTCCTGGCTGGACGGAGCCGGAGGCACGCTCCGGGAGGAATCGCCGGCGGGATTCACCCTGGTGCGCCAGAGCCCGAACGAAGCGAAAGCGATGCCGTCCGGACCACGCGCGGTTCCGCTCGACCTGATCGCCGC
Proteins encoded in this region:
- the nfi gene encoding deoxyribonuclease V (cleaves DNA at apurinic or apyrimidinic sites), giving the protein MRRPRQLHPWDVTPKEAVAIQQRLRSKVIVEKLDRPVRYVAGCDLSAARHSDVAYAGIVVLELPDLVEAARSSAVTRVRFPYIPGLLSFRETPALLEAWRRLAITPDLLMVDGHGLAHPRRFGIACHLGVLLDLPTIGCAKSPLAGSFVEPGLRAGSYSMVTDDGVIIGAALRTVDRVRPIFVSVGHRVTLEEAIFWAIRCSKGYRIPEPTRRADILVNALRRGS
- a CDS encoding 3-deoxy-7-phosphoheptulonate synthase → MRTDDLRIARTRPLLSPAILAEEIPLTDSAARRVSESRRAIEAILDGEDPRLLVVVGPCSVHDTRAALEYATRLKPIADRLSGALFIVMRVYFEKPRTVVGWKGLINDPDLDGSYHINKGLRLARQLLADILEVGVPAATEFLDTTFGQFYADLISWGAIGARTVESQVHRELASGLSMPVGIKNRTDGNVQVAVDAIRAARNRHLFPSLTKEGAPAILETTGNPYAHLVLRGGSESGPNFDPASIRKAAALLRSAGLPQVLMVDCSHANSEKDAARQIDVANAVMANLQDSPVRALMVESHLVGGRQDAPVIYGQSITDACLGFEDTEALLERLAETQRMGLAGAGT
- a CDS encoding CBS domain-containing protein, with protein sequence MHSVKALSEKAAMHEALVGRVPLCVQDVMTRQVVTLRPEHTFADAVGLMGSNSFRHFPVVDSATRLAGVVSDRDILRALARTRDWKASYVSQFMSRDVVTVKPETELSLAAGKMLSKRINCLPVVNEDGTVCGIITSTDLLKVFRSLQEAVEKAAK
- a CDS encoding Mut7-C RNAse domain-containing protein, with product MSVEGREGESSEVRFAADRMLGKLVKWLRVIGQDVIYGPHLSGYGLIRAARREHRTILTRDRKLARKHPPELIFIASDRYPEQLRQVIEHCRLDPFARAFSRCLECNALLRPLPKESVEALVPPYVFATQEQFSGCPVCRRVFWRATHHEKMLAELKKITGG
- a CDS encoding OsmC family protein, whose protein sequence is MKPVPGHIDLGKFRVVGRRESTSAAGEPEDYLLEQRAVVRLNDDLVRLERCEDYTVFCDESAFRKRAGRRPSPLQYFIASIGFCMLTQLARSAARLEVDLDEAQMELRVTYDLRGDLQRARPSQAARGLSYVFSVTSRGPVESVIRAAQAAGRGCHTVNSMRKRLPVSGQLMLNGRRFTIAD
- a CDS encoding xanthine dehydrogenase family protein molybdopterin-binding subunit, which translates into the protein MASKIIGNPTPRVEGELKVTGKAIYAVDVTLPGMVWGKLLRSPIASGKIKRIDAGKALALPGVRAVVTGEDCRGLRIGRRLYDMPILADGEVRFIGEKVAAVAADTEEIAEQAVDLIEVEYEETEPILDPLEAMKPGARLIHPDVMTYKGLPRPLKEPSNDFIYVTWGKGDIETGFRQADIIVENTFTTPVVHHAYIEPHSCVVDTAEDGSARFWSCSKVPYGVREQVANALRLPQEKLVFNPVFIGGDFGGKGDFMDLAVGYLLSQKARRPVKLVMEYSEEFAAGNPRHASIVRVRTGVKKDGTIVAHHMNFIFDSGAYGAFKPNAFLNGPHLSAGPYRIPHVFIEEHMVYTNKIPCGHMRSPGDPQGIFANESQMDLVAKRLGMDPVEFRLKNFMHDGDIDPVGEEIGYIKTEETLKKALEESGYRRPKPKNVGRGVALVQWTAAGGIGTVEIKLDQEGWVTISSAMLDQGAGTFTVLSEIVAEELKVPLKRIKTVSVDTATGKKDTGVGGSRATRVYGNAGYQAALKAVEEIKKTAAEQMGTTPENIVLADGCALHRKQERRLSYAELIRAKGSPIVVEATYNDSSKVHDASMCVQVAEVEVDPETGQVQLKKFVSTHNTGTVLNPLMHQGQIEGGTITGVGYALMEQLLIQDGKVATTNFGEYKIPTIKDIPPFRSSVTQRPKGAGPYNSMPIGETANIPVAAAIANAVEDACGVRIKNLPITAEKVYEALHGNR